In the genome of Streptomyces sp. 846.5, the window CCGAGCAGACCGAGGACCAGGATTCCGGTCCACATCTCCGGGATGGCGAAGCTGCGTTGGAACTCGACGACGGTGAAGCCGATCCCGCTGCTGGCGGCGAACATCTCGCTGATGACCATCAGGATGATCCCGATGGAGAGCGCCTGCCGCAGCCCGGCCATGATCTGCGGACCTGCTGACGGCAGGACCAGGTGGACCAGCCGTCCGCCGCCCCTGACGCCGTAGCAGCGGGCGGTGTCGTCGGCCACCTGGTCCACGGCCCGCACCCCCTCGACGGTGTTGAGCAGGACCGGCCAGAAGCAGCCGAAGGCGATGACCACGACCTTCATGGTGTCGCCGATCCCGGCGAAGAGCATGATCACCGGAACCAGCACCGGCGGCGGGACGGCCCGGAACAGTTCGAGCACCGGCTCGGCCACCGCCCGCGCGGTGCGAAAGGAGCCGAGCAGCACGCCGCAGCCGACGCCCGCAACTCCCGCCAGCGCATAGCCGCCGAGCAGTCGCAGCACGCTCGGCAGCACGTCGGTGCGGAGCCGGTCGGCCGTCCACACCTGGCCGAAGGTCGAGACGATCCGGTGCAGCGGCGGCTCGTAGATGCTGGTGCTGCCGGCGGAGGCGAACCACCACACCGTCACCAGCACGGCGGGCAGCCCGGCCACCAGCAGCACCGTGCCGCCGATCCGGAGGAGCGGACGGTTCACACCAGCACCTCCCCGCGCACCGACTGGTGCCAGGCCAGGGCGCGGCGCTCCACCGCCCGGGCGCCGACGTTGACGACGACCCCCAGCAGCCCGGTGACCAGGATCAGCGCATACATGTCCGGCACCGCCTGCGAGTCCTGGGCGACCGCGATGAGGTTGCCCAACCCCGGTGCGCCGATCACCAGTTCGGCGGTGATCGCGAGAATCAGCGCCACCGCGGCGGCCAGCCGGACGCCGGTCATGACGTACGGGAGGGCGCTGGGCCACAGCACGCGGCGCAGCCGGGCCCAGGGGCCGAGGCCGTAGGCCCTGGCGGTCTCGTCCGCCACCGGGTCGACGTCCTGGGCCCCGTAGAGGACCTGGACCAGCACCTGCCAGAAGGACGCGTAGACGACGAGTACCAGCACCGAGGTGATTTTGGCGCCGTACAGCAGCACCACGAGCGGGATCAGCGCCACCGAGGGGATGGGCCGCAGGAACTCGATGGTCGAGGCGGTCGCCCGGCGCAGGTACGGGACGACGGCGATGAGGAACCCCGCCGCGATCCCGGCGGCGGTGGCGATGGCCAGGCCGAGCGCCCATCCGGTCAGCGTGTCGCCGAGCGCCGACCAGAGGGCGCCGTCCCCGAGCTCATGGCCCAGGGCCGCGGCGGTGCGGCTGAACGGCGGCAGGAACCGGGCGTCGACCAGCCCGGTCCGGGTCACCGCCTCCCACACCGCAGCGAAGGCCACCAGCCCGGCCGTGCCGAGCGCCGGGCCGCGCAGCCGGGCTGTTGCGGTCCGACTCACGGCAGGAGCGTGGCGAGGTCGGGTGCCTTCGTCAACAGCCCGTAGCTCAGCGCCAGTTGACCCAGCGTCTGGAGCGATGCCTGGTTGACGTCGGCGGGCCAGCTCGGCAGCGTGATCTGCTTGAGCGTGTCGGCCGGGATCTTGGTGTAGCTGCCGAGGACGGTGCGCACGTCGTCGGGGTGGCTGTCGGCGTAGGCCAGCGACTCGGCCAGGGCCGTCCGGAACTTCTTCACCACGTCCGGGTGCTGCTGTGCGTAGCTGGTCGAGGTGAAGTACATCGCCACGGTGAGCTTGGGTGCGACGTCGACGTACGGCGAGGCGATCACCGTGGCGCCCTGCGCCTTGACGGTGGCGAGCGCGGGCTCCACCACCAGCGCGGCGTCGACCTGCCCCTTGGCGAGTGCGGCCGGCATCGCCGGGAAGCCGAGCTCTACGAAGGTCACCTTGCCGGGATCACCGCCGGCCTTCTGCACCGAATCGCGCACGGCGACCTCGTTGATGTTCTTCAGGGTGTTGATGGCGACCTTCTTCCCCACCAGGTCCTTCGGCGAGGTGATCGCGCTTCCCTTCTTCACGACGATGGCGCCGAAGTCCTGGCCCGCCACACCGGTGGAGGCCACGCCATTGGAGATCGCCTTGATGGGCACGCTGTTCTGCTCGGCCAGCATCAGCGAGAGCACATTGGAGAAGCCGAACTGGAACTGTCCGCTGACCACGCCGGGCACGATCGCGGCGCCGCCCTGGGCGGTGGTCAGCGAGAGCTTGAGGCCCTGCTGGGCGAAGAAGCCCTGCTTCTGGCCGAGGTAGATCGGTGCGACGTCCACGATGGGGATCACTCCCACGTTGACGTCGACGGTAGCGGCGGCGGAGCCCGCGCCGGCGGAACTCCCGGACCCTGGCGAGGTGCTGGTGGTACTGCCGGCCCCGCTGCCGCACCCCGCGAGAGCGACGGCGAGAAGCGCCGCGGCGGTGCAGACGATGGATGGACGACGCATCGGACCCCCTGAGTTGTGCGGTGGTGCACGCCTGGAAAGTGATGCCGTGCCGGGACCGTACGGGCGTCGCACCGGCTGGGTCAATGCCGATGCAATACCAAATTGTTGACAGGATTGCGGACGGCATCATTCACAGGGTCTTCGCGACGGCGCGGCGCAGTTGGCGCAGCCTTCCCCTGGTTGTTTCGCAAACGCCCCCACTTGTTCGAACAAGTGTGGTGAGAATGGCCGACCGCCTCACCCTGAACACCCGCCCCAACACCCGCCTCGGACAGACCGGGAGCCCCTCCTTCATGACTGCCCTCAACCGCCGCCGCTTCATCCAGCTGGCCGGCGGCACCGCCGCCGCCACCGCGATGTCGAGCAGCATCGCCCGTGCCGCCTCGATCCCTGCCGCCCACCGCACCGGGACGCTGAAGGACGTCGACCACATCGTCGTCCTCATGCAGGAGAACCGCTCCTTCGACCACTACTTCGGCACCCTGCGCGGGGTCCGCGGCTTCGGCGACCCCAAGCCGGTGACGCTGCCCAGCGGCAAGTCCGTCTGGTACCAGTCGGACGGCAGCAAGGAGATCCTGCCGTTCCACCCGGACGCGAAGAACCTCGGCCTGGCCTTCCTGGAGGACCTCGCCCATGACTGGAACAGCACCCACTGGGCCTGGAACAACGGCGCCTACGACAAGTGGATCCCGGCCAAGGGCGCGACCACGATGGCCCATCTGACCCGGGACGACATCCCCTTCCACTACGCGCTGGCCGACGCCTTCACCATCTGCGACGCCTACCACTGTTCGCTGATGACCAGCACCGACCCCAACCGCTACTACCTGTGGACCGGCTACACCGGCAACGACGGCAAGGGCAAGGGACCGGTCCTCGACAACGCCGAGACCGGGTACGCCTGGACCACCTACCCGGAGCGGCTGGAGAAGGCCGGGGTCTCCTGGAAGATCTACCAGGACATCGGCACCGGGCTGGACGCGGCCGGCTTCTGGGGCTGGACCAACGACGCCTACATCGGCAACTACGGCGACACCTCGCTGCTCTACTTCGACCAGTACCAGAACGCCAAGCCCGGCGACCCGCTCTACGACAAGGCCCGCACCGGCACCGACGCCGCCAAGGGCGACGGCTTCTTCGACATCCTGAAGGCCGACGTGAAGGCCGGGAACCTGCCGCAGGTGTCCTGGATCGTCGCCCCCGAGGCGTTCACCGAGCACCCCAACTGGCCCGCCAACTACGGCGCCTGGTACATCTCCCAGGTGCTGGACGCGCTCACCGCGGACCCCGCGGTCTGGGCCAGGACGGCGCTGTTCGTCACCTTCGACGAGAACGACGGGTTCTTCGACCACATGGTGCCCCCGGTACCGCCGTTCTCCGCGGCGCAGGGCGCGTCCACCGTGGACGTCGCCGACGAGCTGTACACAGACGGGGTCTCCGCCGCGAGCCTCTTCGCGGGCGGCAGTGGCTTCCTCTCGGCCCCGTACGGCCTGGGCCCGCGGGTCCCCATGCTGGTGGTGTCGCCCTGGAGCAAGGGCGGTTTCGTCAACTCGCAGGTGTTCGACCACACCTCGATCATCCGGTTCATGGAGGAGCGGTTCGGCGTCGAGGAGCCGAACATCTCGTCCTGGCGGCGCGCCGTCTGCGGCGACCTGACCTCCGCCTTCGACTTCTCCCGGACCGACACCGCGGTGCCCGCCCTGCCGGCCACCGGCGGCTACCAGCCGCCGGACCAGAAGCGGCACCCCGACTATGTGCCCACCCCTCCCGCGGCCCCGGCGCTGCCGAAGCAGGAGCGCGGCACCCGTCCGGCCCGTCCGCTGCCGTACGAGCTGTCCGCCGACGGCCGGGTCGACAGCGCCAGGTCCACCCTGACCGTCAAGTTCGCCAACCACGGCCGGGCCGGGGCGAACTGGCAGGTCCGCTCCAGCACCGACACCGCCGGTCCGTGGACCTACACCGTCGAGGCGCACAAGTCGCTGACCGGCAGCTGGACCCTGCCCACGGCCGCCGGCGGCGGCTACGACTTCTCGGCCCACGGCCCCAACGGCTTCCTACGGGAGTTCAAGGGGCGGCTCGCCACCGCCGGGCCCGAGGTGACCACCAGTCATGACGGCCACGGCAGCCGGGTCGAGCTGGTACTGAGCAACCACGGGCACAAGACGGTGCGGCTGACGGTCACCGATGAGTACGGCTGCGCCCGGCCGGAGAGCTACCAGCTGCGGCCCGGCGCCAGCCGGACCCACACGGCGACCCTGGACGCCACCCACGGCTGGTACGACCTGACGGTGACCTCCGCCGAGGACGCGACCTTCCTGCGGCGCGTCGCCGGCCATGTCGAGACCGGGCGGGTGAGCACCAGCGACCCGGCCATCGGCGCGGTCTGACGTCCCGTCCGGTACGGGGCCGAGGGCCGGGGCCGGCGTTTGACGCCGGGCCCGGCCCTCGGCCAGCCTGGGCCGTCTGCCCCCCAACTACAGGAGCGCCGTGGACGACACCGCCTGGGACACCATCGACAGCCTGGTCCGCTGGCTCGACCGGGGCAGTGACATCCCCGACGACACCAGGGTGCTGCTCCAGCTCCTCAAGATCACCGAGGAGGCCGGCGAGGTCGCCGAGGCGGTGATCGGCGCGACCGGGACCAACCCCCGCAAGGGCTTCTCGCACAGCTGGGACGACGTCAGGAACGAGCTCTGCGACGTCATCGTGACCGCGATGGTCGCCCTGACCCGGCTGAGCCCGGACGCCCGCGAGGTCTTCGCCGCGAACCTCCGCCGCATCGCGGAACGTTCCGAGCAGGAGGTCTGAGGGCTTCCACGGCCGGCTTCTCCGCGCTACGGACGGCGGTGCTCCCAGATCCGCAACGAGATCCGGGTGCCGTCGGGGTCCTCGACGATGTCGAGGGGCAGGTTCGCGGCGGTGTAGCCGGCCCTGCGGGCGACAGCGGAGCTGGCGTCGTTGTCGGGCTCGATCCGCAGGACCACCCGGCGGGCGCCGATGACGGTCCAGGCGAAATCGGTGAGCAGCCGGACCGCGCGGACCGCGAGGCCCCGGCCGCGGTGGGCGGCGCCGATCGCGTAGCCGATCTCGACGTCGCGTCCGTCCTCGCCCTTGAGCATGGCCAGGACCTCGCCGCGCGGTGTGCTG includes:
- a CDS encoding ABC transporter permease subunit, encoding MNRPLLRIGGTVLLVAGLPAVLVTVWWFASAGSTSIYEPPLHRIVSTFGQVWTADRLRTDVLPSVLRLLGGYALAGVAGVGCGVLLGSFRTARAVAEPVLELFRAVPPPVLVPVIMLFAGIGDTMKVVVIAFGCFWPVLLNTVEGVRAVDQVADDTARCYGVRGGGRLVHLVLPSAGPQIMAGLRQALSIGIILMVISEMFAASSGIGFTVVEFQRSFAIPEMWTGILVLGLLGVVLSLLFRLVEQRVLGWYHGLRGAQREGGGGHA
- a CDS encoding ABC transporter permease is translated as MRGPALGTAGLVAFAAVWEAVTRTGLVDARFLPPFSRTAAALGHELGDGALWSALGDTLTGWALGLAIATAAGIAAGFLIAVVPYLRRATASTIEFLRPIPSVALIPLVVLLYGAKITSVLVLVVYASFWQVLVQVLYGAQDVDPVADETARAYGLGPWARLRRVLWPSALPYVMTGVRLAAAVALILAITAELVIGAPGLGNLIAVAQDSQAVPDMYALILVTGLLGVVVNVGARAVERRALAWHQSVRGEVLV
- a CDS encoding ABC transporter substrate-binding protein, producing MRRPSIVCTAAALLAVALAGCGSGAGSTTSTSPGSGSSAGAGSAAATVDVNVGVIPIVDVAPIYLGQKQGFFAQQGLKLSLTTAQGGAAIVPGVVSGQFQFGFSNVLSLMLAEQNSVPIKAISNGVASTGVAGQDFGAIVVKKGSAITSPKDLVGKKVAINTLKNINEVAVRDSVQKAGGDPGKVTFVELGFPAMPAALAKGQVDAALVVEPALATVKAQGATVIASPYVDVAPKLTVAMYFTSTSYAQQHPDVVKKFRTALAESLAYADSHPDDVRTVLGSYTKIPADTLKQITLPSWPADVNQASLQTLGQLALSYGLLTKAPDLATLLP
- a CDS encoding phospholipase C, phosphocholine-specific, which codes for MTALNRRRFIQLAGGTAAATAMSSSIARAASIPAAHRTGTLKDVDHIVVLMQENRSFDHYFGTLRGVRGFGDPKPVTLPSGKSVWYQSDGSKEILPFHPDAKNLGLAFLEDLAHDWNSTHWAWNNGAYDKWIPAKGATTMAHLTRDDIPFHYALADAFTICDAYHCSLMTSTDPNRYYLWTGYTGNDGKGKGPVLDNAETGYAWTTYPERLEKAGVSWKIYQDIGTGLDAAGFWGWTNDAYIGNYGDTSLLYFDQYQNAKPGDPLYDKARTGTDAAKGDGFFDILKADVKAGNLPQVSWIVAPEAFTEHPNWPANYGAWYISQVLDALTADPAVWARTALFVTFDENDGFFDHMVPPVPPFSAAQGASTVDVADELYTDGVSAASLFAGGSGFLSAPYGLGPRVPMLVVSPWSKGGFVNSQVFDHTSIIRFMEERFGVEEPNISSWRRAVCGDLTSAFDFSRTDTAVPALPATGGYQPPDQKRHPDYVPTPPAAPALPKQERGTRPARPLPYELSADGRVDSARSTLTVKFANHGRAGANWQVRSSTDTAGPWTYTVEAHKSLTGSWTLPTAAGGGYDFSAHGPNGFLREFKGRLATAGPEVTTSHDGHGSRVELVLSNHGHKTVRLTVTDEYGCARPESYQLRPGASRTHTATLDATHGWYDLTVTSAEDATFLRRVAGHVETGRVSTSDPAIGAV
- a CDS encoding MazG-like family protein, with protein sequence MDDTAWDTIDSLVRWLDRGSDIPDDTRVLLQLLKITEEAGEVAEAVIGATGTNPRKGFSHSWDDVRNELCDVIVTAMVALTRLSPDAREVFAANLRRIAERSEQEV
- a CDS encoding GNAT family N-acetyltransferase; translation: MTTPHTAAVLPEPPFSLTGDGLFLREWTQEDIPVMVRLFDEPEVARWTPLSSPFDLDAAARYLGRARAAREAGTRIQFAISEVVSTEGASAEDGSTPRGEVLAMLKGEDGRDVEIGYAIGAAHRGRGLAVRAVRLLTDFAWTVIGARRVVLRIEPDNDASSAVARRAGYTAANLPLDIVEDPDGTRISLRIWEHRRP